A region from the Triticum aestivum cultivar Chinese Spring chromosome 3D, IWGSC CS RefSeq v2.1, whole genome shotgun sequence genome encodes:
- the LOC123080572 gene encoding uncharacterized protein — translation MTQKKCRLRRRSPREGSSRRRRGEEGASLSGSHVESDSSSTLDEPAGRTSSAPPSGSLDEPPVAWPARESRYHEILASRLAELQLQLCAAAADDDISNLPSDEIVQALTRSNFYDDEMRAALVEYQIQKFLSEPHGPGVGERNSVEDMGDDIPEEEFVNYSEKLKACRRAGIDTETRLNQEEFRMLHVKYVRYRIKAYLLLKGKHIDEQDEATSESKYPLELALENTCFSPYLEDGVFGWYFDSDLCLLKSLSDYQRLVLPNCAWSEYGSLSQYILFYNTHEADRDYVLYWEKMVKEIKWLENHVLKEGTPEWDQIRRKGFYQAIRIAAEFHNIDFGLAYYGFMEYIWRTRFYVVFVKDLDRAYFEIWKRIKGQTSFRDALQEVCTENLVPSRQKTLKAELQRPGGFLQLERQFRRCTEGISKEVKLPDWRVQELIAQEINYKRALPKTYAHYARKKLQIAEVLGMIPKAEIPA, via the exons ATGACGCAGAAGAAGTGCCGCCTCCGCAGGAGGTCTCCTCGCGAAGgatcatcccgccgccgccgcggtgaagAAGGCGCATCGTTGTCTGGATCCCATGTCGAATCAGATAGCAGCAGCACGTTGGACGAGCCGGCCGGGCGGActtccagcgcgccgccgtccggATCCTTGGACGAGCCGCCGGTCGCCTGGCCGGCTCGCGAGTCCAGGTACCATGAAATCCTCGCCTCGCGCCTTGCGGAGTTGCAGTTACAGttatgcgccgccgccgccgacgacgacatCTCAAATCTTCCTTCGGATGAAATTGTCCAAGCCCTCACTCGTTCTAATTTCTATGATGATGAGATGCGGGCTGCTCTGGTAGAATATCAAATCCAAAAGTTCTTGAGCGAACCCCACGGGCCAGGTGTTGGAGAGAGAAATTCTGTAGAGGACATGGGCGATGATATCCCTGAGGAGGAATTCGTCAACTACTCCGAAAAGCTAAAGGCTTGCAGACGTGCTGGAATCGACACTGAGACTCGGCTGAATCAAGAGGAGTTTCGCATGCTCCATGTCAAGTATGTACGTTATCGCATCAAAGCTTACCTG TTGCTGAAAGGAAAGCATATCGACGAGCAAGACGAAGCTACATCGGAATCCAAGTACCCTCTGGAGCTTGCCTTGGAGAATACATGTTTCTCTCCTTACCTGGAAGATGGTGTCTTTGGCTGGTATTTCGACTCTGACCTCTGTTTACTTAAGTCCTTGAGTGACTACCAGCGGCTAGTCCTCCCTAACTGT GCTTGGAGTGAGTATGGAAGCTTGAGTCAGTACATCTTGTTTTATAACACCCATGAAGCTGATAGAGACTATGTGCTGTACTGGGAAAAGATGGTCAAGGAAATTAAG TGGCTTGAAAATCATGTGCTTAAAGAAGGTACTCCGGAG TGGGATCAAATCCGTCGTAAAGGTTTTTACCAAGCAATTAGGATTGCTGCTGAGTTCCACAACATTGATTTCGGTCTAGCATATTATGGTTTCATG GAGTATATATGGAGGACTCGCTTTTATGTCGTGTTTGTGAAAGATCTTGACCGTGCCTATTTTGAGATTTGGAAGCGGATCAAGGGTCAG ACAAGTTTCAGAGATGCTCTGCAGGAAGTTTGCACTGAGAATTTGGTACCATCGCGCCAGAAAACTTTGAAGGCCGAGCTGCAGCGGCCCGGAGGCTTTTTGCAACTGGAGCGACAA TTCCGCCGGTGCACAGAGGGCATTAGTAAGGAAGTGAAG CTTCCGGATTGGAGAGTCCAAGAGTTGATTGCGCAGGAAATTAATTACAAG CGTGCATTGCCAAAGACGTATGCACACTACGCCAGGAAGAAGCTCCAGATTGCAGAAGTCTTAGGAATGATTCCCAAGGCCGAGATACCAGCGTAG